One genomic segment of Paraburkholderia hospita includes these proteins:
- a CDS encoding D-Ala-D-Ala carboxypeptidase family metallohydrolase yields the protein MDLSPHFTLEEFVASQTASRENISNVPGPDIIVNLKNTAQVLEKVRALLGKPIIVSSGYRSPQLNKAVKGAVDSAHIYGLAVDFIAPQYGTPIDICRLLQTSTLVFDQLIFEHTWVHLGLPKSGAPNRRQLLTAHFGGGPTTYTVGFA from the coding sequence ATGGACCTAAGCCCACATTTCACATTGGAAGAGTTCGTGGCGAGTCAGACCGCGTCGCGAGAGAACATCTCAAACGTTCCTGGTCCCGACATCATCGTCAATCTTAAGAACACTGCACAGGTATTGGAAAAGGTGCGTGCGCTTCTCGGAAAACCGATTATCGTTTCGTCGGGCTATCGTTCGCCCCAGTTGAACAAGGCCGTCAAAGGCGCCGTCGACAGCGCGCACATCTATGGTCTCGCCGTGGATTTCATCGCACCGCAATACGGCACCCCGATCGACATTTGCCGGCTATTGCAGACCTCCACGCTCGTGTTCGATCAACTTATCTTCGAACATACCTGGGTTCACCTCGGTTTGCCGAAGAGCGGTGCACCCAATCGCCGGCAATTGCTGACGGCGCATTTCGGCGGCGGGCCGACGACCTATACGGTAGGGTTCGCGTAG
- a CDS encoding LysR family transcriptional regulator — protein MELNDLAAFVSVARAGGFRDAARMSGVSASSLSIAVRRLETKLGLRLLNRTTRSVAPTEAGQRLIEKLTPLFSEMEAALDVLNVFRDKPSGTLKLNVPSSAARIVLPSVIAPFLKTYPDIRVEVVVEDGFTDVLSIGCDAGIRYEERLEQDMIAIPIGPRVQRFATAATPDYLDAYGRPEHPRDLLDHACLRGQFAGGAMPTWDFERDGDVVRLDPSGPLVVRPGAAIELAVSAALAGVGVIHLFEGMLRQHLDSGALEPILEPWWQPFSGPFLYYPGRRHLPAPLRAFVDFLKAQGSADALTAR, from the coding sequence ATGGAACTGAACGACCTTGCCGCCTTCGTGTCGGTGGCGCGCGCGGGCGGCTTCCGCGACGCGGCGCGCATGAGCGGCGTCTCCGCATCGAGCCTGAGCATCGCCGTGCGCCGACTCGAAACGAAGCTCGGCCTGCGGCTGCTCAACCGCACCACGCGCAGCGTCGCGCCCACGGAAGCGGGGCAGCGGCTGATCGAAAAGCTCACGCCGCTCTTCAGCGAAATGGAAGCGGCGCTCGACGTCCTCAACGTGTTCCGCGACAAGCCGAGCGGCACGCTCAAGCTCAACGTGCCGTCTAGCGCCGCGCGCATCGTGCTGCCGTCCGTCATCGCGCCATTCCTGAAAACGTATCCCGACATTCGCGTCGAGGTCGTAGTCGAAGATGGTTTTACCGATGTGCTGTCGATTGGTTGCGATGCGGGCATTCGCTACGAAGAGCGGCTCGAGCAGGACATGATCGCGATTCCCATCGGCCCGCGCGTGCAGCGTTTCGCGACGGCGGCGACGCCCGATTACCTCGATGCATATGGCAGGCCCGAGCATCCGCGCGACCTGCTCGATCATGCGTGCCTGCGCGGGCAGTTCGCCGGCGGCGCGATGCCGACTTGGGATTTCGAGCGCGACGGCGACGTGGTGCGGCTCGATCCGTCGGGGCCGCTCGTGGTCAGGCCGGGCGCGGCCATCGAGCTTGCCGTCAGCGCCGCGCTGGCGGGCGTCGGCGTAATTCACCTGTTCGAAGGGATGCTGCGGCAGCATCTGGACAGCGGCGCGCTGGAGCCGATTCTCGAACCGTGGTGGCAGCCATTTTCCGGGCCGTTTCTCTACTATCCGGGGCGGCGTCATTTGCCCGCGCCTTTGCGCGCATTCGTCGATTTCCTCAAGGCGCAGGGTTCGGCCGATGCGTTGACTGCGCGCTGA
- a CDS encoding metallophosphoesterase encodes MQPIHHVDRLYVISDLHLGGPPGFQIFGSSNELAGLIRLLADQDPGDEVALVINGDFVDFLAEENATYFDPHGAIQKLERIALKDDTFRAVFEAFPYFLGKERRRLIVNLGNHDLELALPWVRERLVQILTGGQSAAPGAHSRLYLVFDGAGVLCSVGGRSVLCLHGNEVDRWNPANFEKIREIARDVQIGRAVEPWIPNAGSKMVIDVMNPVKREYPFVDLLKPEQAAVAPTLAACAPQLVGELDRAKKLAAVALTRLWAGVRKPDGMLGATEAEDGAAPSTTDTARAPVAAAVRSQQAALQAHELLLMADDRARRGVTAADLVAGVEGIQLDAFGALVKWSRKESTSEVLREALETLDRDRSFDIGERDDTAVQLDAEVSPDIDVVIAGHTHLERAIRRRNGRGCYFNSGTWARLIRIKAEVRADPQQFAQVFAALKRGTMADLDDAHDLVIKSCTVVVVWRDAADSVKAELRHVKTIDDKTELDADLPASCMEIR; translated from the coding sequence GTGCAGCCGATCCACCACGTCGACAGGCTCTACGTCATTTCAGATCTCCACCTTGGGGGGCCGCCAGGATTCCAGATTTTCGGCTCGAGCAATGAGCTGGCGGGACTCATCCGGCTGCTTGCCGATCAGGATCCCGGCGATGAAGTGGCGCTCGTCATCAATGGAGATTTCGTCGATTTTCTCGCCGAAGAAAACGCGACTTATTTCGACCCACACGGCGCCATCCAGAAGCTCGAACGTATCGCCCTCAAGGACGACACGTTTCGTGCCGTCTTCGAGGCCTTTCCCTATTTTCTCGGCAAGGAACGGCGGCGGCTGATCGTCAATCTCGGCAATCACGATCTCGAACTGGCGCTGCCCTGGGTGCGCGAGCGCCTCGTGCAAATTCTGACGGGAGGACAGTCGGCGGCGCCCGGCGCGCACTCGCGCCTGTATCTGGTTTTCGACGGCGCCGGTGTGCTGTGCAGCGTCGGTGGGCGCTCGGTTCTCTGTTTGCATGGCAACGAGGTCGATCGCTGGAATCCGGCGAACTTCGAAAAGATTCGCGAAATAGCACGCGATGTGCAGATCGGCCGGGCAGTCGAGCCGTGGATTCCGAATGCTGGCAGCAAGATGGTGATCGACGTGATGAACCCGGTGAAGCGCGAGTACCCCTTCGTCGATCTGCTGAAACCGGAACAGGCGGCTGTGGCGCCGACGCTCGCGGCATGCGCGCCACAACTGGTCGGGGAGCTCGACCGGGCGAAGAAACTGGCGGCCGTCGCACTGACACGCTTATGGGCTGGCGTGCGCAAACCCGACGGAATGCTGGGCGCAACCGAGGCGGAAGACGGAGCCGCGCCATCAACGACCGACACCGCACGCGCGCCCGTCGCCGCGGCCGTGAGGTCGCAGCAGGCCGCGCTTCAGGCACACGAGCTGTTGCTTATGGCCGATGATCGCGCGCGCCGTGGCGTCACCGCCGCCGACCTCGTTGCCGGCGTCGAGGGCATCCAGCTCGACGCCTTCGGCGCGCTGGTCAAATGGTCTCGAAAGGAATCGACCAGCGAGGTCTTGCGCGAGGCGCTCGAAACCCTCGACCGTGATCGCAGCTTCGACATTGGCGAGCGCGACGACACCGCGGTGCAGCTCGATGCCGAGGTGTCTCCGGACATCGATGTCGTCATAGCCGGTCATACCCATCTGGAACGCGCGATTCGCCGCAGAAATGGACGCGGCTGTTATTTCAACAGCGGCACATGGGCGCGGTTGATCCGCATCAAGGCCGAGGTCCGTGCCGATCCGCAACAGTTCGCGCAAGTCTTCGCGGCGCTCAAGCGCGGCACCATGGCTGATCTCGACGACGCACACGATCTGGTCATCAAGTCCTGCACGGTCGTGGTTGTATGGCGAGATGCAGCGGACAGTGTCAAAGCGGAGCTTCGCCACGTAAAAACCATCGACGATAAAACAGAACTCGACGCGGACCTGCCGGCAAGCTGCATGGAGATTCGATGA
- a CDS encoding TRAFs-binding domain-containing protein, with the protein MNRPLDRPLCFVLMPFGRKPTLGGAVIDFDAVYSELIAPAVIQSGLEPIRADEELAGGIIHKPMFERLILCDFAVADLTTANANVFYELGVRHAVKSASTELIVAEGAGPLPFDVGPLRGMPYKLGADGKPSNAAEASAALARRLQAARQQTPDSPVFQLVDGFPDIQHLKTDVFRERVDYSKRLKDRLAIARQKGCNELRAIEAELSAGTGSLADVEAGVVIDLFLSYRAVKAWDEMIAMVGKMSAPLAATVLVQEQLGLALNRAGSDTEAEAVLKALIAQRGPSSETCGILGRVYKDRWERAVKDGEPMLASGLLVKAINAYLKGFESDWRDAYPGINAVTLMELKDPPDPRRKALLPVVAYAVQRRIATGKPDYWDYATLLEIALLQQDESGADEALQSALAEVRESWEPETTLRNVRLILDAQRRRSEAPAWSSAIEGELARIAGAGHA; encoded by the coding sequence ATGAACCGCCCACTCGACCGCCCGCTCTGTTTCGTCCTCATGCCGTTCGGGCGCAAGCCTACGCTTGGCGGCGCTGTCATCGACTTCGACGCGGTGTACTCCGAGCTGATCGCACCCGCCGTGATTCAATCCGGCCTCGAGCCGATACGTGCCGACGAGGAACTGGCGGGCGGCATCATCCACAAGCCGATGTTCGAACGATTGATCCTGTGCGATTTCGCAGTCGCCGATCTGACGACCGCGAACGCGAACGTGTTTTACGAGCTTGGCGTGCGTCATGCGGTGAAGTCAGCCAGTACGGAACTGATCGTCGCCGAGGGCGCAGGCCCGCTTCCATTCGATGTGGGACCGCTGCGCGGCATGCCGTACAAGCTGGGAGCGGACGGCAAGCCTTCCAACGCCGCTGAAGCGAGCGCGGCGCTCGCCCGCCGCTTGCAAGCGGCGCGACAACAGACGCCCGACAGCCCGGTGTTTCAGCTGGTCGACGGGTTTCCGGATATCCAGCACTTGAAGACGGATGTATTCCGCGAGCGCGTCGACTATTCGAAGCGGCTCAAAGATCGCCTCGCAATCGCTCGCCAGAAAGGCTGTAACGAGTTGCGAGCCATCGAGGCGGAACTGAGTGCAGGAACCGGCAGCCTCGCCGATGTCGAAGCAGGCGTAGTGATCGATCTGTTCCTGTCTTATCGGGCCGTCAAGGCGTGGGACGAAATGATCGCAATGGTGGGAAAAATGTCGGCGCCACTTGCCGCGACCGTGCTGGTGCAAGAACAGCTTGGACTCGCGTTGAATCGCGCAGGCAGCGACACGGAGGCGGAGGCGGTGCTGAAGGCGTTGATCGCGCAACGGGGGCCTTCGAGCGAAACGTGCGGAATCCTGGGGCGCGTGTACAAGGATCGCTGGGAACGAGCCGTCAAGGACGGCGAGCCGATGCTCGCGTCCGGTTTGCTGGTCAAAGCGATCAACGCCTATTTGAAGGGCTTCGAGTCGGATTGGCGAGACGCCTATCCGGGCATCAACGCCGTCACCCTGATGGAACTGAAGGACCCTCCCGATCCGCGCCGCAAAGCCCTGCTTCCCGTTGTCGCGTACGCCGTGCAGCGGCGCATCGCGACGGGCAAGCCAGACTACTGGGACTACGCGACGCTGCTCGAAATTGCACTGCTGCAGCAAGACGAGAGCGGTGCGGACGAAGCGCTCCAGTCGGCGCTCGCCGAAGTGCGTGAGAGCTGGGAACCGGAGACGACGTTACGCAATGTACGGCTGATTCTCGATGCGCAGCGGCGCCGGAGCGAGGCACCGGCGTGGTCGAGCGCTATCGAAGGCGAACTGGCCAGGATAGCGGGTGCCGGCCATGCCTGA
- a CDS encoding aldo/keto reductase family oxidoreductase yields MPNFNSTDTFPLAGRPVRRMGYGAMQLAGPGVFGPPKDHDASLAVLREAVASGVNHIDTSDFYGPHITNQIIREALHPYPDDLTIVTKLGAVRGDDGSWLSAREPEDLRRGVHDNLRNLGLDVLDIVNIRVMGNIHSPAEGSIEEQVVALAELQREGLVKHIGLSNVTATQIAEAQRIVPIVCVQNHYNLVQREDDALVDQLAAQGIAYVPFFPLGGFTPIQSSALSDLARTLNATSMQVALAWLLHRSPNILLIPGTSSVAHLRENMQAAQLRLSDAALAELDSIGRASGGH; encoded by the coding sequence ATGCCGAACTTCAATTCCACCGACACCTTCCCGCTAGCCGGCCGTCCCGTTCGCCGCATGGGCTACGGCGCAATGCAACTGGCCGGCCCCGGTGTATTCGGGCCGCCGAAAGACCACGACGCGAGTCTCGCTGTCTTGCGCGAGGCCGTCGCCTCCGGCGTCAATCACATCGACACCAGCGACTTCTACGGCCCGCACATCACCAACCAGATCATTCGCGAGGCGCTGCACCCTTATCCTGATGACCTGACTATCGTCACCAAGCTGGGCGCCGTTCGCGGCGACGACGGTTCATGGCTTTCCGCGCGCGAGCCGGAAGACCTGCGGCGCGGCGTGCACGACAATCTTCGCAACCTCGGCCTCGACGTGCTCGATATCGTGAACATTCGCGTGATGGGAAACATCCACAGCCCGGCGGAAGGATCGATCGAGGAGCAGGTCGTCGCACTGGCGGAATTGCAGCGTGAAGGGCTCGTGAAGCACATCGGCCTGAGCAACGTGACGGCCACGCAGATTGCTGAAGCGCAGCGCATCGTGCCGATCGTCTGCGTGCAGAATCACTACAACCTCGTGCAGCGCGAAGACGATGCGCTCGTCGATCAACTGGCCGCGCAAGGTATTGCGTATGTGCCGTTCTTTCCGCTCGGCGGCTTTACGCCGATTCAATCGTCGGCGTTGTCGGACCTCGCGCGTACGTTGAACGCGACGTCGATGCAGGTCGCGCTCGCGTGGCTTTTGCATCGGTCGCCGAATATTCTGCTGATCCCCGGCACTTCATCGGTCGCACATCTGCGCGAAAACATGCAGGCCGCGCAGCTGCGCCTCAGCGATGCCGCGCTCGCCGAACTCGATTCGATTGGACGCGCGAGCGGCGGCCACTAA
- a CDS encoding CHAT domain-containing protein: protein MMRKITLELLRHGPPHNQLLSPLTEYIALCENHSAVTLHVPFEHNQMLYRLRALSYQLGPEAREFQMGDTARVLGQLLGEIPGLTADLNRQRTGTSDGDTAEQVTHLRLIISASELALLPFELATAPNGFPGEGQALSLQTQQPICITRETRRVAQEYVRWPRKPRILFAFASPPDMEAVPAEAHLLALREALTPWLALSDDYDDEKRLKIIGGRLSVLPNASAESLEDACAKNDYTHVHILAHGVQTNTPYDSRFGLAFHSDRHPDGVEAISGDRLATILRTPRHSQPGRFTRPAVVTLASCNAGNVGSVTGVGASIAHALHEAGVPLVIASQYPLSFGGSVVFVKDMYEGLLWGEDPRKLVVGMRRRLHSYFKDKHDWASIVAYASLPPNFDEQLVDARIQQSMDCISIALNMADRAMSAFLTSESQLPPTASSVENHAPRDTLARAQQQVSEAKARLKLAIDEHPEQEARILELLASTEKREAQMIYHSTQQAKLDSSSNEGMQLISKLETSRNHYWSSYLKQRKGPSQLVQFLSLTLLLQYLDRLPMPLDQPEQDMTSIWLSAHVQSLNDADHGERSDRAWAYGNLTELYLIAKYIDGLPPAYCGDPLTNKALEAARKLVSLVGSTSFEVFSTRRQIERYVYWFVPMVAGAYNIEALARQLLKVLPACDEPDWDY, encoded by the coding sequence ATGATGCGCAAAATTACACTCGAATTGCTGCGTCACGGGCCGCCTCATAACCAGTTGCTGTCGCCCCTTACCGAATACATCGCGCTGTGCGAAAACCATAGCGCCGTCACGTTGCACGTCCCGTTCGAACACAACCAGATGCTCTATCGGCTGCGCGCGTTGAGCTATCAGCTCGGGCCCGAAGCGCGTGAATTCCAGATGGGGGATACCGCACGGGTGCTGGGCCAGCTGCTTGGAGAGATTCCCGGCCTGACCGCCGATCTCAACCGGCAAAGAACGGGCACAAGCGACGGCGACACTGCCGAGCAGGTCACGCATTTGCGGCTGATCATTTCCGCGTCGGAACTCGCCCTGCTTCCCTTTGAACTAGCGACCGCTCCCAATGGCTTCCCCGGCGAGGGGCAAGCGCTTTCGCTGCAGACCCAGCAGCCCATCTGCATTACGCGCGAAACACGGCGGGTTGCTCAGGAATACGTTCGCTGGCCGCGCAAGCCACGTATTCTGTTCGCCTTCGCATCGCCGCCCGACATGGAAGCGGTACCTGCCGAAGCGCATCTGCTGGCGTTGCGCGAGGCGCTGACGCCATGGCTCGCGCTCTCCGATGACTACGACGACGAAAAACGCCTGAAAATCATCGGTGGCCGGCTTTCGGTATTGCCGAATGCATCTGCCGAGAGCCTCGAAGATGCCTGCGCGAAAAACGACTATACGCATGTGCACATTCTCGCGCACGGGGTTCAAACTAACACGCCCTATGACAGCCGCTTCGGTCTCGCGTTTCATTCCGACCGGCATCCTGACGGCGTGGAAGCGATTTCCGGCGACCGTCTGGCGACCATCTTGCGCACACCGCGTCATAGCCAGCCGGGCCGGTTCACACGCCCTGCCGTCGTGACGCTCGCAAGTTGTAACGCCGGCAACGTCGGCTCGGTGACGGGTGTTGGCGCAAGCATCGCCCACGCGCTGCACGAGGCCGGCGTCCCGCTCGTGATCGCGAGCCAGTATCCGCTGTCGTTCGGCGGCTCGGTGGTGTTCGTGAAGGACATGTACGAGGGCCTGCTGTGGGGAGAAGACCCGCGCAAGCTGGTTGTCGGCATGCGCAGACGGCTGCATTCGTACTTCAAGGACAAGCACGACTGGGCGAGTATCGTCGCGTACGCATCCTTGCCACCCAATTTCGACGAACAGCTGGTGGACGCACGCATCCAGCAGTCGATGGACTGCATCTCGATTGCGCTGAACATGGCCGACCGCGCGATGAGCGCTTTTCTGACCTCGGAATCGCAACTTCCGCCAACTGCCTCCAGCGTCGAGAACCACGCACCGCGCGACACGCTGGCCAGAGCACAACAGCAGGTGAGCGAGGCAAAGGCCCGCCTGAAACTGGCGATCGACGAGCATCCCGAACAGGAGGCACGCATTCTCGAACTACTGGCAAGCACCGAAAAGCGCGAAGCGCAGATGATTTACCACTCGACGCAACAAGCCAAACTCGATTCCAGTTCGAACGAGGGCATGCAACTGATCAGCAAGCTCGAAACATCGAGAAACCACTATTGGTCAAGCTACCTGAAGCAGCGTAAAGGCCCTTCGCAACTGGTTCAATTTCTTTCGCTGACGCTTCTTCTGCAATATCTTGACCGCCTGCCAATGCCACTCGATCAGCCCGAGCAGGATATGACATCGATCTGGTTGAGCGCTCACGTGCAATCGCTCAACGATGCGGATCATGGCGAGCGAAGCGATCGTGCGTGGGCCTACGGGAATCTGACGGAACTGTATCTGATCGCGAAGTACATCGATGGCCTGCCACCCGCATATTGCGGAGACCCACTCACCAACAAGGCGCTTGAAGCGGCGCGCAAACTGGTCTCGCTAGTCGGCTCGACGTCGTTCGAAGTCTTCTCGACGAGGCGCCAGATTGAGCGCTATGTCTACTGGTTCGTGCCGATGGTCGCGGGCGCATACAACATAGAAGCGCTGGCAAGGCAATTACTCAAGGTGCTGCCCGCCTGTGACGAACCGGATTGGGACTATTGA